The following are from one region of the Nicotiana tabacum cultivar K326 chromosome 3, ASM71507v2, whole genome shotgun sequence genome:
- the LOC107776565 gene encoding uncharacterized protein LOC107776565 isoform X1 — MSTDFRLHGRINVATQLASLIAWLHEKQFTVRAIDLSDIMSDEDFNIKVFDFNFLAPIREDNKTVYPLIYPVNPDSLEYCTKKVLLLVHQKVAKAKTETSEVCQLSSI; from the exons ATGA GCACTGACTTTCGTTTGCATGGTAGAATAAATGTGGCTACTCAACTTGCAAGCCTCATTGCTTGGTTGCACGAGAAGCAATTTACTGTCCGAGCAATCGATCTTTCTGACATAATGAGTGACGAG GACTTCAACATAAAAGTGTTCGACTTTAATTTCCTTGCTCCTATAAGGGAGGATAATAAAACGGTGTACCCCCTTATTTATCCTGTCAACCCAGATTCTCTTGAGTAT TGCACAAAGAAGGTGTTGTTGTTAGTACATCAGAAGGTTGCGAAAGCAAAAACTGAAACATCGGAAGTATGTCAATTATCAAGTATATAA
- the LOC107776565 gene encoding uncharacterized protein LOC107776565 isoform X2: MSTDFRLHGRINVATQLASLIAWLHEKQFTVRAIDLSDIMSDEDFNIKVFDFNFLAPIREDNKTVYPLIYPVNPDSLEYVVFSR, translated from the exons ATGA GCACTGACTTTCGTTTGCATGGTAGAATAAATGTGGCTACTCAACTTGCAAGCCTCATTGCTTGGTTGCACGAGAAGCAATTTACTGTCCGAGCAATCGATCTTTCTGACATAATGAGTGACGAG GACTTCAACATAAAAGTGTTCGACTTTAATTTCCTTGCTCCTATAAGGGAGGATAATAAAACGGTGTACCCCCTTATTTATCCTGTCAACCCAGATTCTCTTGAGTAT